A single genomic interval of Anopheles marshallii chromosome 2, idAnoMarsDA_429_01, whole genome shotgun sequence harbors:
- the LOC128707439 gene encoding peptide transporter family 1-like has translation MVSTRFEINSTPPVRYPRSIFFIISNEFSERFNYYGMRTVLALYLTQQLAYSKDTATVIYHIFTSLAYFFPLMGAILADSWLGKFKTIFYLSIVYCAGSTLIALGAIPPLNLPATSMTVLGLLFIAVGSGGIKPCVSAFGGDQFKLPEQAAQLAKFFSLFYFAINAGSLISTTLTPILREDVHCFGENSCFPLAFGVPAVLMILSIVIFVCGRTMYTIKKPSGNMIVLVFKCIGNALSVRSKERVNNPREHWLDYAESKYGKGIVADIKSLLKILILYIPLPVFWALFDQQGSRWTFQATRMDGEVAGYTIKPDQMQVINPLLILAFIPVFESVVYPMLAKIGIRRPLQKLSFGGLLAGAAFVLSGFVEIALDRTNAVVPAAHESQLRIFNGLPCDYRFHTDIPNLTGFNVPSRGAFEALHIDAPDGNTTFQFRAETSEIGCVRENMTEFSGTFYLNPGNAVSYFISRKGGKSSLVEYADSAEKDRNGLPRMRLLANVRTTKHISLRHNGNTAIVYNISLNRYDQMAVTEGEYGVYVGERLIATVKLSPGGVYTLILDEFLENEFNLQTHIITPSNSVHMLWLVPQYVVITAGEVMFSITGLEFSYSQAPESMKSVIQAFWLLTVAIGNMLVVFIAEAKFVQSQSLEFFLFAALMFLDMGLFMLLAIRYRYADTGASLDSIEVDTNGKKRNDALAVSDTLSERSAKSTTYANEAFRED, from the exons CCCGTGCGGTATCCTCGCTCGATAttcttcatcatcagcaaTGAGTTCAGCGAACGATTCAACTACTATGGCATGCGAA CGGTTCTGGCACTCTACCTTACGCAACAGCTCGCCTACAGCAAGGACACTGCCACCGTGATCTACCACATCTTTACCAGCCTGGCGTACTTTTTCCCCCTGATGGGAGCCATCCTGGCGGACAGCTGGTTGGGCAAGTTCAAGACCATCTTCTACCTTTCGATCGTGTACTGTGCCGGAAGTACGCTGATTGCTCTCGGTGCAATTCCGCCGTTGAATCTTCCTGCCAC CTCGATGACCGTGTTGGGGCTGCTGTTTATAGCGGTCGGTTCCGGCGGTATCAAGCCGTGCGTGTCAGCGTTCGGCGGCGATCAGTTTAAGCTGCCGGAACAGGCGGCCCAGCTGGCCAAATTCTTTTCGCTGTTCTATTTTGCCATCAATGCGGGTTCCCTCATATCCACCACGCTGACACCGATCTTGCGCGAAGATGTGCACTGTTTCGGCGAAAACAGCTGCTTCCCGCTCGCATTCGGCGTCCCCGCCGTACTCATGATCCTGTCGATCGTGATCTTCGTGTGTGGCCGGACGATGTACACGATCAAGAAACCTTCCGGCAATATGATCGTGCTGGTGTTCAAGTGTATCGGCAATGCGCTGTCGGTACGGTCGAAGGAACGCGTGAACAACCCACGGGAACACTGGCTCGATTATGCCGAGTCCAAGTACGGCAAAGGGATTGTGGCGGACATTAAGTCGCTGCTGAAAATTCTCATCCTGTACATCCCGCTGCCCGTGTTTTGGGCCCTGTTCGACCAGCAGGGGTCTCGCTGGACGTTCCAGGCGACGCGGATGGACGGTGAAGTCGCCGGATACACGATCAAACCGGACCAGATGCAGGTGATCAATCCGCTCCTGATTCTGGCCTTCATTCCCGTGTTTGAGAGTGTCGTCTATCCGATGTTGGCCAAGATCGGTATTCGGCGCCCGTTGCAGAAGCTTTCGTTCGGTGGACTGCTGGCCGGTGCTGCCTTCGTGCTGTCCGGCTTCGTGGAGATTGCGCTCGACCGGACGAACGCGGTCGTACCGGCCGCGCACGAGTCGCAGCTGCGCATCTTCAACGGGCTACCGTGCGACTACCGCTTCCACACCGATATACCCAACCTGACCGGCTTCAACGTACCCTCGCGGGGAGCATTCGAGGCGCTGCACATCGACGCACCGGACGGCAACACCACGTTCCAGTTCCGGGCGGAGACGAGTGAAATCGGGTGCGTGCGGGAAAACATGACCGAGTTCAGCGGTACCTTCTATCTGAATCCGGGCAACGCGGTCAGCTACTTCATCAGCCGGAAAGGTGGCAAGAGCAGTCTGGTCGAGTACGCCGACTCGGCGGAGAAGGACCGTAACGGGCTGCCCCGGATGCGGCTGCTGGCGAACGTGCGAACCACCAAGCACATCTCGCTGCGGCACAACGGCAACACCGCCATCGTGTACAACATTTCGCTCAACCGGTACGACCAGATGGCCGTCACGGAGGGCGAGTACGGTGTGTACGTGGGCGAGCGGCTGATTGCCACCGTCAAGCTAAGCCCGGGCGGAGTGTACACGCTCATCTTGGATGAGTTTCTGGAGAACGAATTC AACCTTCAAACACACATCATCACTCCGTCCAACTCGGTGCACATGCTGTGGCTGGTACCGCAGTACGTCGTCATCACCGCCGGCGAGGTAATGTTTTCCATTACCGGGCTCGAGTTTTCCTACTCGCAAGCACCGGAAAGCATGAAATCGGTCATCCAGGCGTTCTGGTTGCTTACGGTCGCGATCGGCAACATGCTGGTGGTGTTTATCGCCGAAGCCAAATTTGTCCAGTCCCAATCGCTCGAGTTTTTCCTCTTTGCCGCGCTGATGTTCCTCGACATGGGACTGTTCATGCTGCTGGCCATACGGTATCGTTACGCGGACACCGGTGCGTCGCTCGATTCGATCGAGGTGGATACGAACGGCAAGAAGCGGAACGATGCGCTAGCGGTAAGCGATACGCTTTCGGAGCGAAGCGCCAAAAGCACCACCTACGCCAACGAAGCGTTCCGGGAAGACTGA
- the LOC128718441 gene encoding uncharacterized protein LOC128718441, producing MDLNSLPNEVLCCIFDYLPWKDRQRVSLVCSRWNDIINSVHYLRRQRLVLYNYGKAKFFSGVGVQLLCRQRSIEFYSNAMLDTEELLDTIIKSFSTGSAMVQSLTLFLRSEHKLAFGLLVANIPNMLHLTELKIHANDALTNGVHIDSACLEKISISFYQNSLCRLNTPRLHTLQMSVRYRSEMDLLSTVSAQLIELKVSFISNDHLAQLFSCDFSSLKMLSILLKNDKYISYSVSPVLLGPLDRTGIFSRSIVGLEKLFMCTIQNTFDYQFLPMFSHAKSLKALTINNFKMIGEVTDLINGFKGLTYLNLEGCLRIDPAKTLELPGLQTLVMPYKQLSLFSGTPMSMLTTLYYKNTAKDQTNFVKQISNAFANLTFLCLQHFDNELDTTAFLHLNLLTKLRVLVIQNMSVSSHIFVNCPTMLQLERLVLDTIVTEVSILDVIPARFPSLQTCVISNCFLYLIPKDSAKCYMTFDELRRQMHCCRISTKGSTIFTNHDKQR from the exons ATGGATTTGAACTCTCTTCCAAACGAG GTGCTCTGCTGTATTTTTGATTACCTGCCATGGAAAGATCGACAGCGTGTTTCGCTAGTGTGCAGCAGATGGAACGACATTATCAATTCGGTTCACTATCTACGTCGGCAGAGATTGGTGCTCTACAACTATGGCAAGGCAAAGTTTTTCTCCGGTGTCGGGGTGCAGCTACTGTGTCGTCAAAGAAGCATCGAATTTTATTCGAACGCCATGCTCGACACTGAGGAGCTGCTCGACACGATAATAAAATCGTTCAGCACCGGGTCCGCCATGGTTCAGTCGTTGACATTGTTTCTACGCTCGGAGCATAAGCTAGCGTTCGGGCTGTTGGTGGCCAACATTCCCAACATGCTTCACTTGACCGAGCTAAAGATACACGCTAACGATGCGCTTACAAACGGTGTCCACATCGACAGTGCGTGCCTCGAGAAGATCAGCATTTCGTTCTATCAAAACTCACTCTGTCGGCTCAATACGCCACGATTGCACACGTTGCAAATGTCCGTACGGTACCGAAGCGAAATGGATCTGTTAAGCACGGTGTCTGCGCAACTAATTGAGCTTAAGGTGTCGTTCATCTCGAACGATCATTTGGCGCAACTGTTCAGTTGCGATTTTAGTTCGCTGAAGATGTTGAGTATCTTGCTGAAAAATGACAAATACATATCGTACAGTGTTTCGCCGGTACTTCTTGGACCGCTGGATAGAACAGGAATATTCTCCAGAAGCATCGTTGGACTGGAAAAACTATTCATGTGTACCATACAAAACACATTCGACTACCAATTCCTTCCGATGTTTTCGCACGCAAAATCTCTTAAAGCTCTCACTatcaacaacttcaagatGATCGGTGAAGTGACCGACCTTATTAACGGGTTTAAGGGACTTACC TATCTTAATCTAGAGGGATGCCTAAGAATAGACCCAGCGAAAACGTTGGAACTACCTGGCCTGCAGACACTAGTGATGCCTTACAAACAGCTTTCATTGTTTAGCGGAACACCGATGAGCATGCTTACAACGTTGTACTATAAGAACACCGCGAAGGACCAAACCAACTTTGTCAAGCAGATATCAAACGCTTTTGCGAACCTGACCTTTCTCTGCCTGCAGCACTTTGACAACGAGCTCGACACGACCGCATTTCTGCATCTGAATTTGTTGACGAAATTGCGGGTGCTAGTCATACAGAACATGTCGGTATCAAGCCACATATTCGTCAACTGTCCCACGATGCTCCAGCTCGAACGACTGGTACTGGATACGATCGTGACG GAAGTGTCCATACTGGATGTGATACCGGCCCGCTTCCCATCGCTGCAAACGTGCGTAATCAGCAACTGTTTCCTGTACCTGATCCCTAAGGATAGTGCCAAATGTTACATGACGTTTGATGAATTGCGCCGCCAGATGCACTGTTGTCGCATATCGACAAAAGGTTCGACCATTTTTACCAACCACGATAAGCAACGCTAA